One genomic window of Aggregatilinea lenta includes the following:
- a CDS encoding ATP-binding protein, whose amino-acid sequence MITGNATLDWALISVSLFNAILLLWLGLIVLFNAERRTWGVLLLDGGLLLGALFFVSHTVMLGHEMTTTVSWGLNFWWQIGWFPVILAPYLWHVTVLWYTGFWERGSTSLRRRHLAGLVVTSVLALGLVFLMLLAHALPTYTQIAYRNVADVPALRGIPLLFLLYPPFAFLSVVLPIDALYRPEPSARMMGDLARRRARSWLIATSLVLLAVGAAITAFFAWALNGYRMIGGVYFGWENEIASFDLVLSTLIAGGILMLGQAIVSYEIFTGKALPRRGFFRHWRSIILLAAGYATLASWTLIYEPRPIYSVLLAALLVIVFYALFSWRSFVEREQFMARLRPFVSSQRLVNGFLDSSDRPGSSAAALFEVICADVLGATRARLIPLGALAPLAGQPLAYACAPDDPPVPLPRALFDDPQAGVLPLDASQSAGLEWAVPLWSERGLIGVLLLGPKQDGGLYTQEEIEIARAGAERIIDTLAGEQIARRLTDIQRRRLAETRVLDLRTRRALHDEILPELHRVALELSALPSSEPGTGDILRSLTQIHHQISDLIHTSGGVFVSNGQGGSLAQSLLALVEGEFADAFTSITWRADDPGAFDPLLHEVVCSAVREAVRNAAVHGRGSQPDHALNLCIEVRREGDRLVVDVRDDGVGMSFGARPPDSGGDPSGGSGGGLVLHSTMLAISGGELVVESPANGGTRVVISAPV is encoded by the coding sequence GTGATCACAGGTAACGCCACGCTTGACTGGGCGCTCATCAGCGTTTCGCTGTTCAACGCGATCCTGCTGCTGTGGCTGGGGCTAATCGTGCTCTTCAACGCCGAGCGCCGCACGTGGGGTGTGTTGCTGCTCGACGGCGGGCTGCTGCTGGGTGCGCTGTTTTTCGTCAGCCACACGGTGATGCTGGGCCACGAAATGACAACCACCGTTAGCTGGGGCCTGAACTTCTGGTGGCAGATCGGGTGGTTCCCGGTCATCCTCGCGCCGTACCTGTGGCACGTCACGGTGCTGTGGTACACGGGATTCTGGGAGCGCGGCTCCACGTCGCTGCGCCGCCGCCACTTAGCCGGCCTGGTAGTGACCTCGGTGCTAGCGCTTGGCCTCGTGTTCCTGATGCTGCTGGCGCATGCACTGCCGACCTATACCCAGATCGCCTACCGGAACGTGGCGGACGTCCCGGCGCTGCGCGGGATTCCGCTGCTGTTCCTGCTCTATCCACCGTTCGCGTTTCTGTCGGTGGTGCTGCCAATCGACGCGCTGTACCGCCCCGAACCTTCCGCGCGTATGATGGGCGATCTGGCGCGTCGCCGCGCGCGGTCGTGGCTGATCGCGACCTCGCTGGTGCTGCTGGCGGTCGGTGCGGCGATCACGGCCTTTTTCGCGTGGGCGCTGAACGGCTACCGCATGATAGGCGGCGTCTACTTCGGCTGGGAGAACGAGATCGCCAGCTTCGACCTCGTGCTGTCGACGCTGATCGCGGGCGGCATCCTGATGCTCGGCCAGGCGATCGTTTCGTACGAGATTTTCACGGGTAAGGCGCTGCCCCGGCGCGGCTTCTTCCGGCACTGGCGCAGCATCATTCTGCTGGCCGCCGGGTACGCCACGCTGGCAAGCTGGACCCTTATTTACGAGCCGCGCCCGATCTACAGCGTGCTGTTGGCTGCGCTGCTGGTGATCGTGTTTTACGCGCTGTTTAGCTGGCGCTCGTTTGTCGAGCGCGAGCAGTTTATGGCGCGGCTGCGCCCCTTCGTGAGCAGCCAGCGGCTGGTGAACGGGTTCCTGGACAGCTCGGATAGACCGGGGTCGAGCGCGGCGGCGCTGTTCGAGGTGATCTGCGCGGACGTGCTGGGCGCGACCCGCGCGCGGCTGATCCCCCTGGGCGCACTGGCTCCGCTGGCCGGGCAGCCGCTGGCCTACGCGTGCGCGCCGGACGATCCGCCCGTGCCGCTGCCGCGCGCCTTGTTCGACGATCCGCAGGCGGGCGTGCTGCCGCTGGATGCGTCACAGTCGGCAGGGCTGGAATGGGCTGTCCCGCTGTGGTCGGAGCGCGGGCTGATCGGTGTACTCCTGTTGGGGCCGAAGCAGGACGGCGGGTTGTATACGCAGGAGGAGATCGAGATCGCGCGGGCCGGGGCCGAGCGCATCATCGACACGCTGGCCGGGGAGCAGATCGCGCGGCGGCTGACGGACATCCAGCGCAGGCGGCTGGCCGAAACGAGGGTACTCGATCTGCGCACACGCCGCGCGCTGCACGACGAGATCCTGCCGGAGCTGCACCGGGTCGCGCTGGAACTGAGCGCGCTGCCAAGCAGCGAACCGGGAACTGGCGACATTCTCCGCTCGCTGACGCAGATTCACCACCAGATATCCGACCTGATCCACACCTCCGGCGGCGTGTTCGTGTCGAATGGGCAGGGCGGCTCCCTGGCGCAGTCGCTGCTCGCGCTGGTCGAGGGGGAGTTCGCGGACGCCTTCACCTCGATCACATGGCGCGCGGACGACCCCGGCGCGTTTGACCCGCTGCTGCACGAAGTGGTGTGCAGCGCCGTGCGCGAAGCCGTACGCAACGCCGCCGTGCACGGGCGCGGCAGCCAGCCCGATCACGCACTGAATCTGTGTATTGAGGTCCGGCGCGAGGGGGACCGGCTGGTGGTCGACGTGCGGGACGACGGCGTCGGGATGAGCTTCGGCGCGCGACCGCCGGACAGCGGTGGCGATCCGTCCGGCGGCAGCGGGGGCGGGCTGGTGCTGCACAGCACCATGCTGGCGATTTCCGGGGGCGAACTGGTAGTCGAGTCTCCGGCGAACGGCGGGACGCGGGTCGTCATTTCGGCCCCGGTCTGA
- a CDS encoding response regulator transcription factor, whose amino-acid sequence MEGYMLQVLLIEDNLRLQPALQAGLEATGDVAVVAARASGEDALAYCLAGHPVDVLLMDVALAGEMNGIDAMVAIRREFPRLPVVFYSIADEDDYFRAFRRSGILTHYAYVRKSNYLLPEMIVPLLRDALSGRSFVDPDIAVRVQEVRHRDEHAPLDLLEPNEQVVARLLAQGLTNEQIAERVGFLDKRTISRTNGQIYAAWGLVENATDEKVARTRAAIIVHAGRLIAWDATGCARVMDERGDWVEWSLA is encoded by the coding sequence GTGGAGGGTTATATGCTGCAAGTTTTGCTGATCGAGGACAATCTGCGGCTCCAGCCCGCGCTGCAAGCCGGACTCGAAGCGACGGGCGACGTCGCCGTGGTGGCGGCGCGGGCGAGCGGCGAGGATGCGCTGGCGTACTGTTTGGCGGGGCACCCGGTCGACGTGCTGCTGATGGATGTGGCACTGGCGGGGGAGATGAACGGCATCGACGCGATGGTCGCCATCCGGCGCGAGTTCCCGCGCCTGCCGGTGGTGTTCTATTCCATCGCCGACGAGGACGACTATTTCCGCGCGTTCCGCCGGTCGGGCATCCTCACACACTACGCCTACGTGCGCAAGTCGAATTACCTGCTGCCGGAGATGATCGTGCCGCTGCTGCGCGATGCACTGTCGGGGCGCAGCTTCGTGGACCCGGATATCGCAGTTCGGGTGCAGGAGGTGCGTCACCGCGACGAGCACGCGCCGCTCGACCTGCTGGAGCCGAACGAGCAGGTGGTGGCGCGGCTGCTGGCGCAGGGGCTGACCAACGAGCAGATCGCAGAGCGGGTGGGCTTTCTGGACAAACGCACCATCAGCCGCACCAACGGCCAGATTTACGCGGCCTGGGGGTTGGTCGAGAACGCGACCGACGAGAAGGTGGCGCGCACGCGGGCGGCCATTATCGTGCACGCGGGGCGCTTGATCGCGTGGGATGCAACCGGCTGCGCGCGCGTGATGGACGAGCGCGGCGACTGGGTGGAATGGAGCCTGGCGTGA
- a CDS encoding B12-binding domain-containing radical SAM protein — MRVKFILPALTEARSIFWRSIKYSLFPPLGLATLAGYLDPGDEAVIEDEHVEDLTLDDAPDLVVIQVYITSAYRAYALADHYRARGAYVALGGLHVTSLPDEAAMHADTIFLGPGEDTWPQFLADFRARHPQARYQSTVRTLDGLPPIRRDLIKRRGYLVPNSIVVSRGCPHACDFCYKDAFFRGGKSFYTQSVDAALAEIERLPGRHLYFLDDHLFGNTRFARALFEGMRGMGRLWQAAGTVQAILKPGLMEAAADAGLRSLFVGFETLNADNLRDQHKAQNLNRDYAAAIRRLHDLGIMINGSFVFGMEHDDPGVFERTVAWVVGQGIETATFHILTPYPGTALYQRLAAQDRITSSNWDLYDTRHTVFQPVGMTADELEAGYWQAYRDFYGWRSIVQSASVKSTLREQARHVAYTGAWKKCEPVWNAIVRAGLVGAARPLLERVLAGSHPHTAPASSPLPEVQTQ; from the coding sequence ATGCGAGTTAAATTCATTCTGCCCGCGCTTACCGAAGCCAGGAGCATTTTCTGGCGCTCGATCAAATATTCGCTCTTTCCGCCGCTGGGCCTCGCCACGTTGGCGGGCTATCTCGACCCCGGCGACGAGGCCGTCATCGAAGACGAGCACGTCGAAGACCTGACACTCGACGACGCGCCGGATCTGGTCGTGATTCAGGTATACATCACCTCCGCCTATCGTGCGTATGCGCTGGCCGACCACTACCGCGCCAGGGGCGCGTACGTCGCGCTGGGCGGGCTGCACGTGACCTCGCTCCCGGATGAAGCCGCCATGCACGCCGACACGATCTTCCTCGGCCCCGGCGAAGACACGTGGCCGCAGTTTTTGGCGGACTTCCGCGCCCGGCATCCCCAGGCGCGCTACCAGTCAACCGTACGCACGCTGGACGGGCTGCCGCCGATCCGCCGCGACCTGATCAAGCGCCGCGGTTATCTCGTGCCCAACTCGATCGTCGTGTCGCGCGGCTGCCCCCACGCCTGCGATTTTTGTTACAAGGACGCGTTCTTCCGGGGTGGTAAATCGTTCTACACGCAGTCCGTGGACGCCGCGCTGGCGGAGATCGAGAGGCTGCCGGGACGTCATCTCTACTTCCTGGACGATCACCTCTTTGGCAACACCCGCTTTGCGCGCGCGCTGTTCGAGGGCATGCGCGGCATGGGCCGCTTGTGGCAGGCCGCCGGAACCGTGCAGGCCATCCTCAAGCCCGGCCTGATGGAAGCCGCCGCCGACGCCGGGCTGCGCAGCCTGTTCGTCGGCTTCGAGACGCTCAACGCCGACAACCTGCGCGACCAGCACAAGGCCCAAAACCTCAACCGCGACTACGCCGCCGCGATCCGCCGCCTGCACGACCTGGGCATCATGATCAACGGCAGCTTCGTCTTCGGCATGGAACACGACGATCCCGGCGTTTTCGAGCGCACTGTGGCGTGGGTGGTCGGGCAAGGCATCGAAACGGCGACCTTCCACATCCTGACGCCCTACCCCGGCACCGCGCTGTACCAGCGCCTCGCGGCGCAGGACCGCATCACGTCCTCGAACTGGGACCTGTACGACACGCGCCACACCGTTTTCCAGCCAGTGGGCATGACGGCTGATGAACTTGAAGCCGGGTACTGGCAGGCGTACCGCGACTTCTACGGCTGGCGTTCGATTGTCCAGAGCGCCTCGGTCAAGTCCACGCTGCGGGAGCAAGCGCGGCACGTCGCCTATACCGGCGCGTGGAAGAAGTGCGAGCCGGTCTGGAACGCGATCGTGCGCGCCGGGCTGGTCGGGGCGGCGCGTCCGCTGCTGGAACGCGTATTGGCGGGCAGCCACCCGCACACCGCTCCGGCTTCCAGCCCACTGCCCGAGGTTCAGACACAGTGA
- a CDS encoding DUF4153 domain-containing protein, which produces MHLENELSLSEFADFEIEAAPDDTPSDADRQRQFVAALIGSASLALGLVGNVLLYANPVGINLLLYVAVGLGVAFGLLRYLRHPVAVHHAAFAVPALIFAGLLGVRLAPQLVLFNFAAMTGSLLVVIHFTGTPLFLGGRWSEPLKRTLETLVTGWMKSLRAVLPDSLRWFGQTELNNRQVTTLRSVLRGALIALPVAAVFTMLLSSADLVFADAATDALLFFLPDNAPSVVGQAMTIAFLTMVALTGYYTLLRDWEEREDVPMPGKPGRLRLNIIEASTVLGSINVLFVAFVGIQARYFFGGEANITAQGYTYADYARRGFYELLAVSCMTMLLLIVLESLTYRKREEEKVFRALVALMVGLTFVILAAAFQRLALYESAYGYTRVRVMSGTFMIWLALLLGALLVAILRHRPIVFTVACVVTAMGFVLTLNVINLDGFIARHNIARFEDTGRLDVPYLLSLSDDAIPTVAALIDDPALDVFEREQLLDGLRARLAALDVDRDERGLLSYHAGTSRAWRALDERRDVLKSDLTIFK; this is translated from the coding sequence ATGCACCTGGAAAACGAGCTTTCGCTATCCGAGTTTGCCGATTTCGAAATCGAGGCTGCGCCGGACGACACGCCGAGCGATGCGGATCGGCAGCGGCAGTTTGTCGCGGCGCTGATCGGCAGCGCCAGTCTCGCCCTGGGGCTGGTCGGCAACGTGCTCCTATATGCCAACCCGGTCGGCATCAACCTGCTGCTGTACGTCGCCGTGGGGCTGGGGGTCGCGTTCGGCCTGCTGCGCTATCTGCGGCACCCGGTGGCCGTGCACCACGCCGCCTTCGCCGTTCCGGCGCTGATCTTCGCCGGACTGTTGGGCGTGCGGCTGGCGCCCCAACTGGTCCTGTTCAATTTCGCGGCAATGACCGGGTCGTTGCTGGTCGTGATTCACTTCACCGGGACGCCGCTGTTCCTCGGCGGGCGGTGGAGCGAGCCGCTGAAGCGCACGCTCGAAACGCTCGTGACCGGATGGATGAAGAGCCTGCGCGCCGTCCTGCCCGACAGTCTGCGCTGGTTTGGCCAGACGGAGCTGAACAATCGCCAGGTTACGACGCTGCGGTCCGTGCTGCGCGGCGCGCTGATCGCTCTGCCCGTGGCAGCCGTGTTCACCATGCTGCTGAGTTCGGCGGATCTGGTGTTCGCCGATGCGGCCACAGACGCGCTTCTGTTCTTCCTGCCGGACAACGCACCGAGCGTCGTCGGGCAGGCGATGACTATCGCATTCCTTACGATGGTCGCGCTCACGGGCTACTACACGCTGCTGCGCGACTGGGAGGAGCGCGAGGACGTGCCGATGCCGGGCAAACCCGGACGCCTGCGCCTCAACATCATCGAGGCCAGCACCGTGCTCGGCAGCATCAACGTCCTGTTCGTGGCCTTCGTGGGCATCCAGGCGCGCTATTTCTTCGGCGGCGAGGCGAACATTACCGCGCAGGGCTACACCTATGCCGATTACGCGCGGCGCGGCTTCTACGAGCTGCTGGCCGTGTCGTGTATGACCATGCTGCTGCTGATCGTGCTGGAAAGCCTGACCTACCGCAAGCGCGAAGAGGAAAAGGTGTTCCGTGCGCTGGTCGCGCTGATGGTGGGACTCACCTTCGTGATTCTGGCCGCCGCGTTCCAGCGCCTCGCGCTGTACGAGAGCGCCTACGGTTACACGCGCGTTCGTGTCATGAGCGGCACGTTCATGATCTGGCTGGCGCTGCTGCTCGGCGCGCTGCTGGTCGCCATCCTCCGGCACCGCCCGATCGTGTTCACGGTCGCCTGCGTGGTGACGGCGATGGGCTTCGTCCTGACGCTCAACGTGATCAACCTGGACGGCTTCATCGCCCGCCACAACATCGCGCGCTTCGAAGACACGGGCCGGCTCGACGTGCCTTACCTGCTCTCGCTCTCCGACGACGCGATCCCAACCGTCGCCGCGCTGATCGACGATCCCGCTCTGGACGTATTCGAACGCGAGCAACTGCTGGACGGCCTACGTGCGCGGCTGGCGGCGCTGGACGTCGATCGGGACGAGCGCGGTTTGTTGAGCTACCACGCCGGAACGTCACGGGCGTGGCGCGCGCTGGACGAGCGGCGCGACGTTTTGAAATCCGACCTCACGATTTTCAAGTAG